The nucleotide sequence CGCTGCGAGGAGGACGCGTCGCTCGCCTCCGACCCGGTGATCGCGGCCAACCTGCGCGAGGTGCGCCGCGGCTTCGACCTTGCGACTAGGCTTCCCACCTCGCTGGTGCGGGAGATCGCCGAGACCTCTTCGCGCGCCATGGAGGCGTGGAAGGACGCGCGGGAGCGGGACGACTTCGCCGCCTTCGCGCCCTGGCTGGCGAAGACGGTGGAGCTCGCCCGCGTCAAGGCGGAATGCTACGGCGTCCCCGAGGGGGCCGACCTGTACGACGCGCTCCTGGACGAGTTCGAGCCGGGGATGACCAGCACAGAGGTGGAGCGGGTCTTCGGCGCCCTCCGGGCCGGCCTCGCCCCGCTGATCGCCGCGATCGCGGAATCCGCCACCCGGCCGGAGATGCGGCTGGGGAGCGTCCGCGTCACCGCGGGGGCGCAGAAGGCGCTCGGCCGGCGGGTCCTGGAGCGGATCGGCTTCGACTTCCGCGCGGGACGGCTGGACGTCTCCACCCATCCCTTCTGCGAGGGGGCCGGGCCGGGAGACACGCGCCTCACCACGCGCTACAGCGAGGACGAGTTCCTCGATGCGCTGGTGTCCTCGCTGCACGAGGCGGGTCACGGGATGTACGAGCAGGGGCTCCCCAAGGACGCGTACTTCGGCCAGCCGGTCGGGGAGGCGGCTTCGCTGGGGATCCACGAGAGCCAGTCGCGGATGTGGGAGAACATGGTGGGCCGGTCGCGCCCCTTCTGGGAGTGGGCGCTCCCCGTCGCGCAGGACGCCTTCGGGAGCGCGCTCGCCGGGACCACGGTCGAGGAGATCTACGGCTACCTCAACCGGGTGAAGCCGGGGCTCACTCGCGTGGAGGCGGACGAGGCCACCTACAACCTGCACGTGATGCTCCGCTTCGACCTGGAGCGGGCCATGCTCCGCGGCGACCTCCCGGTGCACGACGTCCCCGGCGCCTGGAACGAGCGGATGCGCCAGGACCTGGGAGTGGTGGTCCCGAACGACCGGAGCGGCGCGCTTCAGGACATCCACTGGTCCATGGGGGCGCTGGGCTACTTCCCCACCTACACGCTGGGGAACGTGTACGCCGCGCAGCTCTGGGAGACCATCCGCGAGCAGCTCCCGCAGCTAGACGGGCAGCTCGCCCGGGGCGACTTCTCCGCCCTGCTGGAGTGGCTGCGCGAGAACGTGCACCGTCACGGCCGGCGCTTCCGCGCGCCGGAGCTGGTGGAGCGCGTCACCGGCAGGCCGCCCTCGCCGGAGCCGCTGCTGCGCTATCTGGAGGCGAAGCTGAAGCCGCTGTACGGGATCTGAGCGCGGCTGCGGACTGCGCCGCGGCGCGCCTGGCCCACCTCGTGCCACGAGGGTTTCCGGTTGCCGGGGCACCGGGCGGCTGATAGCTTCCCGGCTCGCCGAAACCCCAGACACCGGACGGAAACGCGGGCCGTGACTTCTGCGATCGCCTCGACGGACCTCCCTTTCCCCGTCTTCCGCCGCGGGAAGGTGCGGGACGTGTACGACCTGGGCGACGCCCTGCTGATGGTCGCCACCGACCGCGTGAGCGCCTTCGACGTGGTCCTCCCCCAGCCCATTCCGCGCAAGGGCGAGGTCCTCACCCTGATCTCGGCCTGGTGGTTCGCCCGCACCCGCGACGTGGTGCCCAACCACCTGCTCGCCGTCGACCCCGACGCCATCGCCGACCGCTACCCCGCCCTGGCCCCCACGCGCGACGTGTGGGCCCGCCGGGGCATGCTGGTGCGGAAGACGGAGCCGTTCCCGGTGGAGTGCGTGGTCCGCGGCTACGTGTCCGGCTCGGCGTGGAAGGAGTACACGGCCTCCGGGAAACTGGCCGGGGAGCCGCTCCCGGCGGGGCTGGCGGAGTCGGCACGGCTGGAGCCGCCGGTGTTCTCCCCGGCCACCAAGGCGGAGACGGGGCACGACGAGAACATCCCCTTCGCCCGGATGCGCGAGATCGTGGGCGCCGGGACCGCGGAGCGGCTGCGGGAAGCCAGCTTCGGGCTGTACCGCCGGGGGCTGGAGATCGCGGCGGCGGCGGGGATCGTCATCGCCGACACCAAGTTCGAGTTCGGGCGCGACGCGGACGGCACGCTGCGCGTGATCGACGAGGTGCTGACGCCGGACTCGTCGCGCTTCTGGCCGGCGGACCGCTACGCCCCCGGGCGCGGGCAGCCGTCGTTCGACAAGCAGCCGCTGCGCGACCACCTGCAGGCCCTGGCGAACGAGGGTCGGTGGGACATGCGGCCTCCCGGGCCGGACCTCCCCCCGGAGGTGGTGGAGGAGACCTCCCGGCGGTACCAGGACGCCTTCCGCCGCATCACCGGGCACACGCTGGACGACTTCCCCCTCGCCGCGGAGGTGGCGGCGTGACGCCCCCCGGGGAGGCCAACGTGCACCCGCGCCGGCGGCGGCTGCGTCGGGGGATCGTCATCCTCCCCAGCGCCTTCACGATGGGCAACCTCTTCCTGGGGATCTGGGCCATCGTGGAGGCCACCCGCGGCAACTTCGTCACGGCGGGGTGGCTGATCGTCGGCGCCGCGTTCATGGACATGTTCGACGGGCGCATCGCCCGCTTCACGGCCACCGGGAGCCCCTTCGGCGAGGAGCTGGATTCGCTCGTGGACGCGGTGTCGTTCGGGGTGGCGCCTGCGCTGATCGCGTACTTCGCCTTCTTCGGCGGGGGCGAGTGGAACTGGATGATCTCGTTCCTGTACATCGTGGCCGCGATCCTGCGGCTCGCCCGCTTCAACATCGAGCAGGCGGGAACGGCCAAGTCGGCGTTCCACGGGCTCCCCTCCCCCACCGCGGGGGTGTGCGTGGCGACGTTCTACGCGTTCACGCAGACCGACCTCTGGCGGGAGCTGTTCCCGCGGGTGAACGTGGGCCGGGTCGCCGGGTGGCTGGTGCTGGGGGTGGCGATCCTGATGATCAGCAACGTGCTGTACTCGGTGGTCCCGCGCTTCAGCCCGCGGACCTGGGGCGGCCGGCTGGCCTTCTTCCTGGCCTTCGCCTCCATCGCCGCGGCGTTCACGTTCCCGGAGTACTTCTTCTTCCCAATGTCCATCCTGTACATCACGGTCGGGCTGGTGCGGACCGTGCTGGCGGGGTTCGAGGAGCGGCTCCCGGAAAAGGACCCGATGATCCTCGAGGAGGAGGAAGAGGAGCCCGAGTCGCAGCGGGACTTGGACTACGAAGAGATCCGGCCCGGCCGGGGACACCGCGTGGAGGTCCGGCCCATCAACGAGGAGGCGACGTGACGGAACACCAGATCGAGGTCCGGGTGACCCCCCGCCGGGGGATCCTGGACCCGCAGGGGAAGGCGGTCGCCGGGGCGCTGGCCTCGCTCGGCTTCGAGGGCGTCTCCGACGTGCACGTGGGGCGCCTGATCGTCTTCACGCTCCGGGCGGAGGGCGAGGAGGAGGCGCGGGAGCGCGCCGACGCCATGTGCCGGCAGCTCCTGGCCAACCCCGTGACCGAGGACTACGACGTGCGCGTGGCCCCGGCGGAGGCGGCGGTCCAATGAAGCTGGGCGTGGTGACCTTCCCCGGCTCCAACTGCGACTACGACTGCTACAAGGCGATCGAGGAGGGGCTGGGCGCGGAGGCGGTGTACCTCTGGCACAAGTCGCACGACCTGGAGGGGGTGGACGCGGTGTTCCTCCCCGGCGGCTTCTCCTACGGCGACTACCTGCGCGCCGGCGCCATCGCCTCGCAGAGCCCGCTGATGCGCGAAGTGAGCGCCTTCGCGGAGGCGGGGGGACCGGTGGCGGGGATCTGCAACGGCTTCCAGATCCTGTGCGAGGCGGGGCTCCTCCCCGGCGCCCTGATCCGCAACCGGAGCCTGAAGTTCGCCTCGCGCACCGTGCACCTGCGGGTGGAGAACGCCGACACGCCGTTCACCACCGCGTACGAGCGCGGGCAGGTCCTCCGCGTCCCCATCGCCCACGGCGAGGGGTGCTACATCGCGGAGCCGGAGACCGTCGAGGAGCTGGAGCGGAGCGGGCGGGTGGCGTTCCGCTACGTGGACGCCTCCGGCCGGGCCACCGCGGAGGCCAACCCCAACGGCTCCCTGAACAACATCGCGGGGATCGTCAACGAGCGCGGCAACGTGCTGGGGATGATGCCCCACCCGGAGCGGGCCGTCGCCGCGCTCCTGGGCTCGGAGGACGGCATCGGGCTCTTCCGTTCCCTGGCGGACCACCTGGTCCGCACCTGAACCCTTCGACTGGGAGGACCGCCATGCAGACGCGAACGCTCCTGTTGCTGGCCGCCGGTGTCGCCGCCGCGCTCCTCCCCGCCGCCCCCGCGGCCGCGCAGACGATCCGCGAAGGGATGACCGAGGCGCAGGTCCGCGGCGCCCTGGGCGAGCCGGCCGCCGTGCGCCGCACCGGCGACGGCTGGACCTACCTCTTCTACCTGAACGGCTGCGCAGTCCGCTGCGGCTCGGACGACGTGGTCTTCCTCCGCGAGGGGCGCGTCGCCACCGCCGTGTTCCGCACGCCGCGCCGCCGCTTCGCCGGCCCCGCCCCCGCCTCCGCGCTGGAAGGCGAGGCGGGCGCCTC is from Longimicrobiaceae bacterium and encodes:
- the pssA gene encoding CDP-diacylglycerol--serine O-phosphatidyltransferase; protein product: MTPPGEANVHPRRRRLRRGIVILPSAFTMGNLFLGIWAIVEATRGNFVTAGWLIVGAAFMDMFDGRIARFTATGSPFGEELDSLVDAVSFGVAPALIAYFAFFGGGEWNWMISFLYIVAAILRLARFNIEQAGTAKSAFHGLPSPTAGVCVATFYAFTQTDLWRELFPRVNVGRVAGWLVLGVAILMISNVLYSVVPRFSPRTWGGRLAFFLAFASIAAAFTFPEYFFFPMSILYITVGLVRTVLAGFEERLPEKDPMILEEEEEEPESQRDLDYEEIRPGRGHRVEVRPINEEAT
- the purQ gene encoding phosphoribosylformylglycinamidine synthase subunit PurQ, with product MKLGVVTFPGSNCDYDCYKAIEEGLGAEAVYLWHKSHDLEGVDAVFLPGGFSYGDYLRAGAIASQSPLMREVSAFAEAGGPVAGICNGFQILCEAGLLPGALIRNRSLKFASRTVHLRVENADTPFTTAYERGQVLRVPIAHGEGCYIAEPETVEELERSGRVAFRYVDASGRATAEANPNGSLNNIAGIVNERGNVLGMMPHPERAVAALLGSEDGIGLFRSLADHLVRT
- the bamE gene encoding outer membrane protein assembly factor BamE, translating into MQTRTLLLLAAGVAAALLPAAPAAAQTIREGMTEAQVRGALGEPAAVRRTGDGWTYLFYLNGCAVRCGSDDVVFLREGRVATAVFRTPRRRFAGPAPASALEGEAGAS
- the purS gene encoding phosphoribosylformylglycinamidine synthase subunit PurS, translating into MTEHQIEVRVTPRRGILDPQGKAVAGALASLGFEGVSDVHVGRLIVFTLRAEGEEEARERADAMCRQLLANPVTEDYDVRVAPAEAAVQ
- a CDS encoding carboxypeptidase M32, with product MATTETSAPAERSDLPGHYQELTALLREAATLASVSATLGWDQETMMPPAAAPLRAQQLSALSALVHERRTSPRLRELLERCEEDASLASDPVIAANLREVRRGFDLATRLPTSLVREIAETSSRAMEAWKDARERDDFAAFAPWLAKTVELARVKAECYGVPEGADLYDALLDEFEPGMTSTEVERVFGALRAGLAPLIAAIAESATRPEMRLGSVRVTAGAQKALGRRVLERIGFDFRAGRLDVSTHPFCEGAGPGDTRLTTRYSEDEFLDALVSSLHEAGHGMYEQGLPKDAYFGQPVGEAASLGIHESQSRMWENMVGRSRPFWEWALPVAQDAFGSALAGTTVEEIYGYLNRVKPGLTRVEADEATYNLHVMLRFDLERAMLRGDLPVHDVPGAWNERMRQDLGVVVPNDRSGALQDIHWSMGALGYFPTYTLGNVYAAQLWETIREQLPQLDGQLARGDFSALLEWLRENVHRHGRRFRAPELVERVTGRPPSPEPLLRYLEAKLKPLYGI
- a CDS encoding phosphoribosylaminoimidazolesuccinocarboxamide synthase, producing the protein MTSAIASTDLPFPVFRRGKVRDVYDLGDALLMVATDRVSAFDVVLPQPIPRKGEVLTLISAWWFARTRDVVPNHLLAVDPDAIADRYPALAPTRDVWARRGMLVRKTEPFPVECVVRGYVSGSAWKEYTASGKLAGEPLPAGLAESARLEPPVFSPATKAETGHDENIPFARMREIVGAGTAERLREASFGLYRRGLEIAAAAGIVIADTKFEFGRDADGTLRVIDEVLTPDSSRFWPADRYAPGRGQPSFDKQPLRDHLQALANEGRWDMRPPGPDLPPEVVEETSRRYQDAFRRITGHTLDDFPLAAEVAA